One Cellulomonas soli DNA window includes the following coding sequences:
- a CDS encoding PaaI family thioesterase, which yields MADTPAPSAAPSDPLAGAGLTLPGTTGTLMERMGITFVEVGARRTVATMPVAGNTQPFGVLHGGASAALAETVGSYAAQVHAGPGRLAMGIELNATHHRSVREGVVTGTATALHLGSTLASYQVVVEDSGGRLLCTARLTCMLVDART from the coding sequence ATGGCCGACACCCCCGCACCGTCCGCTGCCCCCTCGGACCCGCTCGCCGGCGCGGGCCTGACGTTGCCCGGCACGACCGGAACGCTGATGGAACGGATGGGCATCACGTTCGTCGAGGTCGGTGCGCGACGGACCGTGGCGACCATGCCCGTGGCGGGCAACACCCAGCCCTTCGGCGTGCTGCACGGCGGTGCGTCGGCGGCGCTCGCCGAGACGGTCGGCTCGTACGCCGCGCAGGTCCATGCGGGGCCGGGGCGTCTGGCGATGGGGATCGAGCTCAACGCGACGCACCACCGCTCGGTGCGTGAGGGCGTCGTGACCGGTACGGCGACGGCGCTGCACCTGGGTTCGACGTTGGCGAGCTACCAGGTGGTGGTCGAGGACTCCGGCGGCCGGCTGCTCTGCACGGCCAGGCTGACCTGCATGCTGGTCGACGCACGGACCTGA